In a single window of the Planctomycetia bacterium genome:
- a CDS encoding glycosyltransferase family 2 protein, whose translation MSDLERDQPLVSIVIATYNRCEHLKRCIARVRGNVRIAYELVVVGGGAGDGTEEWVEAQPDIRFIRETQREGATKAYNKGFRAAAGKYVMWLNDDSYPLPGALEAAVRMIERADMKGVGMVAFYHNEDRKWNKLDTIEYHGEAYSIYNVRGTPYANFGLLRRDLLERLGYLDERYYFCGWDPDLALKVQREAGLSVVGCREALVHHEELIDERKSADMGLIEADNAKLFAKWKLPEKFSYPDPRPAYQRRVRELAGV comes from the coding sequence ATGAGCGATTTGGAAAGAGATCAGCCATTGGTCAGCATTGTCATCGCCACCTACAACCGGTGCGAGCACCTGAAGCGGTGCATTGCGCGGGTTCGCGGGAATGTGCGGATTGCGTATGAACTGGTCGTGGTCGGCGGCGGGGCGGGGGATGGGACGGAAGAGTGGGTTGAGGCTCAGCCGGATATCCGATTTATCCGCGAGACACAGCGCGAGGGAGCGACGAAGGCCTACAACAAGGGCTTTCGGGCGGCGGCCGGCAAATATGTCATGTGGCTCAACGATGATTCGTACCCCCTTCCGGGTGCGCTGGAAGCGGCGGTTCGAATGATCGAGCGAGCCGACATGAAGGGCGTCGGCATGGTGGCGTTTTATCACAACGAGGATCGGAAGTGGAACAAGCTGGACACGATTGAGTATCACGGGGAGGCCTACAGCATCTACAACGTGCGCGGGACGCCGTACGCCAACTTTGGTCTGCTGCGGCGGGACCTCCTGGAGCGGCTGGGGTATCTCGACGAGCGGTATTACTTCTGCGGGTGGGACCCGGACCTGGCGCTGAAGGTGCAGCGCGAGGCGGGGCTGAGCGTGGTCGGCTGCCGGGAGGCGCTGGTTCATCACGAGGAGCTGATCGACGAGCGAAAAAGCGCGGACATGGGGCTGATCGAGGCGGACAACGCGAAACTTTTCGCGAAGTGGAAACTGCCGGAGAAGTTTTCGTATCCCGATCCGCGGCCGGCGTATCAGCGGCGCGTGCGGGAGCTGGCGGGGGTTTGA
- a CDS encoding acylneuraminate cytidylyltransferase family protein, giving the protein MQKIVGLITARGGSKGLPGKNIRPLGGKPLIAWTIDAARRADSLARVIVSTDDKAIADVAREYGAEVPFIRPAELAQDRSPHIDVVLHALDALASVDGVSTDAVMLLQPTSPFRTADDIDAAVRLARQKGAPAVVSVVETHDHPFLVRRQSADGSLAPFVPCDIAYPRRQDLPPAYALNGAIYLCGVETIRRLRTFEPPGTLAYEMPPERSLQIDTPWDFDLCSMIVASQSSRTAPPNHRGCQTLVAE; this is encoded by the coding sequence TTGCAGAAGATCGTCGGACTCATCACCGCCCGTGGAGGCTCCAAAGGCCTGCCGGGTAAGAACATCCGCCCGCTCGGCGGCAAACCGCTGATCGCATGGACGATCGACGCGGCCCGGCGCGCCGATTCCCTCGCCCGCGTCATCGTCTCGACCGACGACAAGGCGATCGCCGACGTCGCCCGCGAGTACGGCGCGGAGGTGCCCTTTATTCGCCCCGCCGAGTTGGCACAGGACCGCTCGCCGCACATCGACGTCGTCCTCCACGCGCTCGACGCCCTCGCCTCAGTCGACGGCGTTAGCACGGACGCCGTGATGCTCCTGCAACCGACGTCGCCCTTTCGCACCGCCGACGACATCGACGCCGCCGTCCGCCTCGCCCGTCAGAAAGGCGCCCCCGCCGTCGTCAGCGTCGTCGAGACCCACGACCACCCGTTTCTCGTCCGCCGGCAAAGCGCCGACGGTTCGCTCGCGCCGTTCGTCCCCTGTGACATCGCCTATCCGCGAAGGCAGGACCTCCCCCCTGCGTACGCCCTCAACGGCGCGATCTATCTCTGCGGCGTCGAGACGATCCGCAGACTACGAACCTTCGAGCCGCCCGGCACGCTGGCCTATGAAATGCCGCCCGAGCGTTCGCTCCAGATTGATACGCCCTGGGACTTTGACCTGTGCAGCATGATCGTCGCGAGTCAGTCGTCGCGGACAGCGCCGCCGAACCATCGAGGATGTCAAACGCTTGTCGCTGAATGA
- a CDS encoding FkbM family methyltransferase, which produces MTTLSAETAACPRVHREVTPDGVIIHYNDAPSYQTERRTIFDNRIYDFATDVARPLLIDGGAHIGMAALRWKRLYPAARVMCYEPDETAFAFLSKNIQANQLADVELIKAGLSDRDGVVRFVPDGSDGGRVIGNDTRDHSVAHSQSACSIRTVRLSSLLTEPVDMLKLNIEGEEWPVLRDLEQSGGLGLVRRLILEYHGWPGGRQCLGDILNLLDRAGFRYLLHDFDRETNPSTKPPFRLRPNSPWFCLVYAERPDARSPATIDAPQVRTPIDWGELRRITPVSRTFGFDRGTPIDRYYIEKFLAGHAHDIQGRVLEVGDATYTRQFGADRVTQSEVLHAVSGNRHATIVGNLATGEGIPCNAFDCMVLTQTLLCIEDVGDAIKHAAKALRPRGVLLATLPGISQISRYDMDRWGDYWRFTTLSARRLFEAEFGEANVSVQAHGNVLAATAFLQGISVEELSPSELDDVDPDYELLITIRAVRTK; this is translated from the coding sequence ATGACAACACTCTCCGCCGAAACCGCCGCGTGCCCGCGCGTCCATCGGGAAGTGACGCCCGACGGCGTCATCATCCACTACAACGATGCGCCGTCCTATCAGACCGAGCGCCGCACCATCTTCGATAATCGCATTTACGATTTCGCCACCGACGTCGCCCGGCCGCTGCTGATCGACGGCGGCGCTCACATCGGAATGGCGGCCCTTCGCTGGAAGCGACTCTACCCCGCCGCGAGGGTCATGTGCTACGAACCCGACGAGACCGCCTTCGCCTTCCTCAGCAAGAACATCCAGGCCAACCAACTGGCTGATGTCGAGCTGATTAAGGCGGGCCTCAGTGACCGCGACGGAGTAGTTCGATTCGTGCCCGACGGCTCTGATGGCGGCCGTGTCATCGGCAACGATACGCGCGACCACTCTGTCGCCCATTCGCAATCAGCCTGTTCTATTCGCACGGTCCGGCTCTCGTCGCTCCTCACCGAGCCGGTCGACATGCTTAAGCTCAACATTGAAGGCGAGGAGTGGCCCGTCCTTCGCGATCTGGAGCAATCCGGCGGACTCGGCCTCGTTCGACGGCTTATCCTCGAATACCACGGCTGGCCCGGGGGCAGGCAATGCCTTGGCGACATTCTCAATCTCCTCGACCGCGCGGGCTTTCGCTATCTGCTTCACGACTTCGACCGCGAGACGAATCCTTCCACCAAGCCGCCGTTTCGCCTGCGACCGAATTCACCATGGTTCTGCCTCGTCTACGCCGAGCGCCCCGATGCGAGGTCACCAGCGACGATTGACGCACCACAGGTTCGCACGCCGATCGACTGGGGTGAGCTACGCCGCATCACGCCGGTTAGCCGCACCTTTGGCTTCGATCGCGGGACGCCCATCGACCGGTACTACATTGAGAAGTTCCTTGCGGGCCACGCGCACGACATTCAGGGCCGCGTCCTCGAAGTCGGTGATGCAACCTACACCCGCCAGTTCGGGGCCGATCGCGTGACGCAGAGCGAGGTTCTTCACGCGGTGTCCGGCAATCGTCATGCGACGATCGTCGGCAACCTGGCCACCGGCGAAGGCATCCCCTGTAACGCTTTCGACTGCATGGTTCTTACTCAAACGCTCCTCTGCATTGAGGACGTAGGCGACGCTATCAAGCACGCGGCGAAGGCCCTGAGACCGCGCGGCGTGCTGCTTGCCACGCTGCCGGGGATCAGTCAGATCAGCCGCTACGACATGGACCGCTGGGGGGATTACTGGCGATTCACGACGCTCTCCGCCCGACGATTGTTTGAAGCTGAGTTCGGCGAGGCAAATGTCAGCGTGCAGGCGCACGGCAACGTGCTTGCCGCCACTGCTTTCTTACAGGGCATCAGCGTCGAAGAACTGTCTCCGTCGGAGTTGGACGACGTCGATCCAGATTACGAACTTCTCATCACCATCAGGGCTGTCAGGACAAAATGA
- a CDS encoding polysaccharide deacetylase family protein has protein sequence MKRSHRKGPPISEPRRSPAGSCLILLYHRIAELDADPQLLAVSPRNFREHLKIIRRRFNPISLDRLLSAHPARDIPPNSVVVTFDDGYADNFEIAAPLLGEYNIPATIFVTPRVEPVVREFWWDDLERIVLTAPRVPADLRLECGGAVHEWHIADGSNDRPSESGWNVLSREPVSERQGLYLFLCHLLRPMRDDHRSSTIDELRAWAGAAEIIRPSHRSMSHEQIRAAAGHDLIEIGAHTLTHPQLSTLSVNRQLDEILGSRSELERIIAQPVTSFAYPFGCRGDFGEESAAMARCAGFHCACANSGKPPVSAARVTADADVFALPRAIVRDWDGAEFHARLLKAHGEESRKPQLSYAARA, from the coding sequence ATGAAACGATCCCATAGAAAAGGCCCCCCGATCTCCGAGCCCCGCCGCTCTCCGGCAGGCAGTTGTCTGATCCTCCTGTATCATCGAATTGCCGAGCTCGACGCCGATCCGCAATTGCTCGCCGTGTCACCGCGGAACTTTCGCGAGCATCTGAAGATCATCCGCAGGCGCTTTAATCCCATCTCGCTCGACCGACTGCTCAGCGCCCACCCGGCACGCGACATTCCGCCGAACAGCGTCGTTGTGACCTTTGACGATGGCTACGCGGACAACTTTGAAATCGCCGCGCCGCTTCTTGGCGAATACAACATCCCCGCGACGATTTTTGTCACGCCGCGCGTCGAACCCGTGGTCCGAGAGTTCTGGTGGGACGATCTCGAACGCATCGTCCTGACCGCCCCGCGCGTTCCGGCCGATCTGCGTCTGGAATGCGGGGGGGCCGTTCACGAGTGGCACATCGCCGACGGATCGAATGATAGACCGTCAGAATCCGGCTGGAACGTTCTTTCCCGCGAGCCGGTCAGCGAGCGGCAGGGCCTGTACCTGTTTCTCTGCCATCTCCTGCGCCCGATGCGCGACGATCATCGATCGAGCACGATCGACGAGCTTCGCGCGTGGGCCGGTGCGGCGGAGATCATCCGACCGTCGCATCGATCGATGTCGCACGAACAGATTCGCGCGGCGGCCGGACATGATCTGATCGAAATCGGGGCCCACACGCTCACGCATCCACAGCTCAGTACGCTCAGCGTAAATCGCCAGTTGGACGAAATCCTGGGAAGCCGAAGCGAGTTGGAGCGCATCATCGCGCAGCCCGTCACCAGTTTTGCCTACCCGTTCGGCTGCCGGGGCGACTTCGGCGAAGAGTCGGCGGCGATGGCGCGGTGCGCGGGATTCCATTGTGCCTGTGCCAACTCCGGAAAGCCGCCGGTCTCTGCCGCGAGAGTCACCGCCGATGCCGACGTCTTTGCACTGCCGCGGGCGATTGTCCGTGACTGGGACGGCGCCGAGTTTCACGCACGGCTCCTAAAGGCACATGGCGAAGAGTCAAGAAAGCCGCAATTGAGCTATGCCGCGCGAGCTTAG
- a CDS encoding glycosyltransferase, with amino-acid sequence MPRELSILQVSTADVLGGAEAIARNLHVAYRRLGHDSHMAVGRKRSDDPDVHRITHHKGEATSLRRRIAWGLHAAMQPHFHKIPGARLMAPVLQSLAEPSGWLGRRRGIEDFNFPGSLQLLDLPPRTPKVVHCHNLHANYFDLRALPGLSRRVLVILTLHDAWLLAGHCAHSFDCDRWRTGCGQCPDLSIYPAVRRDATAENWRRKAEVFAQCRVCVTAPCDWLLQRAKQSMLAPAIADARVIPNGVDTSIFHPGDMQAARRALGLPMDAAILLFVAQSPGQNPFKDFATIRRAIGQLATQPLERPLLFLALGGSGRPERINGAEIRYIPAQADAMTVADYYRAADLYLHSARADTFPNTILEALACGRPVVATAVGGIPEQIISLVPCGSATTGEAIDDATGVLVAAGDADGLAHFSATILGNRQLAIRLAGSAAKDASSRFSLDRQVEAFLALYRELLDPPPSRRPSSPMPRAELIPAHTR; translated from the coding sequence ATGCCGCGCGAGCTTAGCATTCTTCAGGTCAGCACGGCCGACGTTCTTGGCGGCGCGGAGGCGATTGCGCGGAATCTTCACGTCGCTTATCGCCGTCTGGGCCACGACAGTCACATGGCCGTGGGTCGCAAACGCTCCGACGACCCAGACGTTCATCGAATCACGCATCACAAGGGCGAAGCCACGAGTCTCCGTCGGCGGATTGCATGGGGACTGCACGCCGCAATGCAACCTCACTTCCACAAGATTCCCGGAGCCCGATTGATGGCCCCTGTCCTGCAGTCGCTCGCCGAGCCGTCCGGCTGGCTGGGGCGCCGTCGCGGCATCGAGGACTTCAACTTTCCCGGTTCACTTCAATTGCTCGATCTGCCGCCTCGTACGCCGAAAGTCGTTCATTGCCATAATCTGCACGCCAACTATTTCGACCTTCGAGCGCTGCCGGGGTTGAGTCGCCGAGTACTGGTCATCCTTACACTTCACGACGCATGGCTGCTTGCCGGCCACTGCGCTCACTCTTTCGATTGCGATCGCTGGCGAACCGGCTGTGGACAATGCCCCGACTTGTCCATTTACCCTGCGGTTCGGCGCGACGCCACCGCCGAGAATTGGCGGCGAAAGGCCGAGGTGTTTGCTCAGTGCAGAGTTTGCGTCACCGCGCCCTGCGATTGGCTCCTTCAAAGAGCGAAGCAGTCCATGCTTGCCCCGGCCATTGCCGATGCGCGAGTCATTCCTAACGGCGTTGATACCTCCATCTTTCACCCCGGCGATATGCAGGCGGCTCGCCGGGCCCTGGGTCTACCGATGGACGCCGCCATTCTGCTCTTTGTCGCACAGTCTCCCGGGCAGAATCCCTTCAAGGACTTTGCGACGATTCGTCGCGCCATCGGCCAACTCGCTACCCAACCGCTTGAGCGACCGCTGCTCTTTCTCGCACTCGGCGGAAGCGGTCGGCCCGAACGAATAAATGGCGCGGAGATTCGCTATATCCCTGCACAAGCCGATGCCATGACGGTCGCCGATTACTACCGCGCCGCGGATCTTTACCTTCATTCCGCCAGGGCGGACACGTTTCCCAATACGATCCTTGAGGCCCTTGCCTGTGGCCGCCCTGTCGTCGCAACGGCTGTCGGTGGTATTCCGGAGCAGATTATCTCGCTTGTGCCATGCGGCTCGGCGACCACGGGCGAAGCCATCGACGATGCCACTGGTGTGCTTGTCGCCGCAGGAGATGCGGACGGTCTGGCACACTTCTCGGCGACGATCCTCGGCAATAGGCAACTCGCGATTCGCCTCGCCGGCAGCGCCGCAAAAGACGCGTCCTCGCGATTTTCCCTCGATCGCCAAGTCGAAGCGTTTCTCGCGCTCTATCGAGAACTCCTCGATCCGCCCCCGAGCCGTCGGCCGTCCTCGCCCATGCCTCGCGCCGAACTGATTCCCGCGCATACCAGATAA